Below is a genomic region from Polypterus senegalus isolate Bchr_013 chromosome 13, ASM1683550v1, whole genome shotgun sequence.
taacaattgtcTAATGTTTATTCTGCAAGCAACACTTGGGGCTCACAACTTTGAGGCAAAAGCTCAgttgtagaagtgagtgtccctttgagtggagaggacaatgggacacagtagacttgaaagtgatgtagaagactttcatcaatcttttaccatggatttcagataatattagttatccagggttcattttgaaagcagcagacagggtgcacacaagcccatggatctgctccagccatggaaatgagtgttccctgtaggggataggatgcagacacatagtggagaagattagatagatatggcgttatttcagtgccactattctgagcacacgtaaaaaaatattgagcgcacgtaaaaaaagattgcaagtgcaagtgttgcattttgaagagaaatttattttgagcgtacaaaagctgaatttgagtgaacaaaattcattgctgcgtgcaaaaaatgtatttcagtgtttgcgcttatccatatacacacacacaatagcacccctctcgctcagttttttcatttgcgcttgcgcaatgtgttgcttgcgctcacaacattctctgctgcgagcgctcaactctctgtacaccgttataagtgtgccacaaaaccaaccaatcacagacttggtttcaaaaattctgattggctcttacggtctccaatcagctcgctagctgctgcattccggacaccGGAAACACTGTCCACTCAGCCTCGCTTCTTGCAGATAGAGGGAGTTTTGATTTACTCTGCAGCCAAAGAAGAGATGGCAGAATCAAATAATGGCTCCAATAATACTACACCACAGTATCAggtgagtttaatttttttttgtgagaaTTTAGTAATTTGCTGTCCTTTCTGTTTAATATGCCGTGAAATTGTAGTTACAGATGCAGCTGTAGAGTTTAAGCTAGCCTAATGGGTAATTACCAGCGTAGTTGTCTTACTGAGGCAGTGTATCCCAATCATGCTTTTTAGGGTAATGGTGCAGTTGAGTCAGCAGTAAGAAATCTGGTGTCTTTGCTGCTTAACAACATATCCACAAATCCTTCAGGGAGGCCAACAGAGAGTGGGCAGCCGGAGCCTAGAACTCTGACTATCCAGCAAGAGATGACAAGGTGTtagcttttttgtgtgtgtgtttttttttctaaatgttttgcaatcttttctgttacagttATTTGTTTTATCGATTTATCAACATTGATTTCTAAATTAAAATGTGCTATTAAGGACTGGTGTCATATTTAATAACTTTATTAAACAATAACCCTTATGTTATGCAACACTGCATTTTTAAACTCATGCATTTTCATCACACAGATCATTTCCAGGACATTTCAAATCAAACTTGAGCCGTGGTAAAAAGAGATGTTTTACATCTACTAAACAGCTTGTTAAGGCAGGCAGTAAGACCACAGGCCTCAGTTTTTATTTGCTGTCAAAAAACACATCCTACACTCCTTTGCCAGCTGAGGAGCTTGAACTCCTACAAGCTGGCATGGGGAGACAAACCGTGTCTCTTCCAGAAGATGGTGACCATGCAGAGGTAAGGTTGTATAGTCAGTATTAAAATAAGTCATTGGCAGACGCATTTAGCCTGAATCATATGCCACAGTCCATTTAGTGTTCCATTCTGCTTAACTGTGTTTTTAACTAAGATTTCAAGACTTCTGGAAGAAACCTTTCCAAAAATGGAATATCTTTGTGGAGGATGGCTCTTGCATAAGGCAACAGGTTTGTTGTAAATtcagtttttatgtgtgtttttggcATTCTTGCGTGCTCATACTGCATTAGAATTATGTAGTTGATACTTTTGCTGCTTGATTGTATGTGCTATCTTTCTGTCAATAAAGGTGGCAGTGGTCGTAAAGCTCACTGTAATTCCACCTGAAACAGAAGGATATTCTGTCAAAACACTGAAAGCTGTGTCAGGAGGTGGCAAATCCACTTTTACATTGTACCTCTTCAGGAAACATTAGACACATCTCCTCTACCTCCCGACTCACAGCACTTTTCAAAGATGCCAAAGAAGTTATGTTACCAGTGTAATGAAGTTATGCCTCTGCAGATGCTTGCAGTACACATTAATACGCAAAGGAAAATTCTCTCCTGATGAGACTGATGATGAGGTGAGACAATTTTGATGAAGTCAAAATGagcaattttaattaaataatatagtATCACAATTACTGTTTTAATTCTGCAGGAATCTGAGTTATGCATTGTGAAAAGCAAATGCAAGGTAAACCTAGCAAATTACTAAAAACCATAGTAACTACAATAAATTTTGTATCGGTAATGATCTTTTTCCCACTATGCATAACATGTACCCCCTTTTTGAAATTGTAGGTTATTTGTCCAATATGCACTAAGGACTTTCCTGAAGATGAGATCACAGTCCACGCAAGTCTGTGTGTGGATAGGTAATCTTTTTCAGCcatttatgaaaaatgttaatCAGTAACAGTCCACGcaaacatatgtatttttttttactttgtttcgtCAACAGCTTTCAATGCATGGTGCCTGAAGAAAATGACCAAACTACATGCACACCAACTCAAACTTCAGTATGCACAACAGACAGGTAATCTTTGCTCTATTATAGTTCATATACACACTATTATGCAGAACCATTTGTTAAAATTATGTGTAAGATCTTTTAAACAATAGCTGGGTTTTAAtttcatataaaacattttatgatCACACTACTTTAAATTATGGTTAAAGATTGTTGCACAGAACATGCTGCGATAAGTTCTAATCAAGTTTAATGTGGTAGCCTCTTTTAATCTAaagatgattatttttctttgagaACTTAGGATGTTTTCTACCCTGTTTTTGTTAAGCGTGGAAGATGTATTGCGTTGCCTTGAACAACAAGTCGACACCACAACAGAATTTAAGTTGTGTGTGGACAGAGAAGACCTTCCAGACAGAGGCATTCTCCAGTGGCAGAGAAAAAAATCTGCATCTCCCACCAGTGTTCTTAGGGTGGTTTTCATTGGAGAGGCAGGCGTGGATACAGGAGCACTTAGGAAAGAGTTTTGAGTGGTGAGTTGCCTATTACCTGTTTTGTCCTAGTGTCAAAAAATAATGGATAACTTAAAAATGCggatattttttgtatgaaagacATGATTTCAGGTATTGAAAGCAGATTCTTTGAAGGACCTGAGAACAAGGGCAAAAACCCCAAGTATTCTCTGACCGATCTTGATAATGAAAACTTCAGGTTGGTTACATACAAGCTTTGTGTATTACATTTAATACGCATCcgatatttttgtaaattttacctgaaaatgaattaTAATCATTTGTCTTCACAGAACTGTTGGTGAAATAATTGCAGTCAGCCTCGCCCAAGGAGGCCCATCTCCTGCCTTTTCAAAGAATGGTGCTACAATTTCCTCTGCTCAGGAGAGGTTGATTTCAGCTGTCTGTCTAAGGAGGATGTTGCAGATGTGGAATCTTCCCTGCTCATCAGCAAAGTGAGCACCTGGTTTAGCTCTGGCACATGATATATTATGAGTATGgtgtttttaaacacttttaaccTTCTGTATTTCCTCTTTCACATTATACATTTCCAGGTTGAAGATGCAGCAGACATACAGTCTCTGATGTTGTGGGCTgatgaaattgtcacctgtggaTACACAAACCAGATAAAGATGGATAGTAAGGAAAGCATGATACGGTAAGCGAGTCAGAGAGATCATTAACCCATCCCCaactagtttttcattttgttttgttttctttaagtgccATTGTCTTACACTCTACAACAAGACTGATTCCAATGCTACAGCAGCTCAGAAAGGGCATGGAACTGTATGGTCTTGTGAACCTGATGGCTGTAAATCCTGAAGCTTGCCACAGTTTGTTTGTGCCTGGGAAAATCCTCAAAGTAAGTATTAACATAGCAGCTTCAGTCTGATCCGAAGACAGTCCACTTATCTGTACTGTAgttatcctgtatttatttattagttttgaaTGAacaatatatctataatataatctactttatttccttatttacaGCCAGACGCTGATTTCATTATGATGAGCTGCCAACCACATTTCAGTGAAAAGGGGACATCTAGGGAGAGAACTGAGAGGAAGATCATAGATTTTTTGCAAGATTTCTCGCAGGAGATTGAAGCATCAGGTACTATATAGTATTAGCTGTATATACCTATAGTATTGTGTATATATACCGTATGcatctgttaaatatttttgctttaacaTACAGGGCACTAGGAAGTATTCTTAgttgttaatttaaaacattgtaatccagattgctttttatttagaaaaacttcagaaacattttcaaacatcACAGATGGAAACACAGGCGGTGCAGGTGGTGAAAAATCAGAGTCTCTTGCTGTCCAGCATGTGCTCCAGTGGATGACCGGCCAGTCCCATGTTCCCATCCTTCCTGATGAAAAGagacatttcaaaataacatGCAAGTTTGACCACGAATGTAAGGAGCGGCTGGGAGATCACTCAATTTGTTACCCAGTTGTGAGTGCATGCACTTGTACTGTGACTTTTCCAGTGCAGCATCTGGACACGTACACAATGTTTAAAACCATAATGAGTGCAGCAGTTAGATATGGTGGTGGATTCCACAGAGTTTAACACATTGTTGTCTTGTAATTTGGAAACTAAATGAGTAAAAATGTTTCTAAACATTAGCTGTTAAGATGTTCGTAGCtgtttcatgaaaatgataaGACTTCAAAACTTTGTGTAGGGTCCTACGTTGATAGATATTAAGCAAGTGCTTTGTTTGATTGTCTACTTGTAATCTGAATTGTAATCTGTAATCTTTCAGCAAAGAAATCCAGTATTTGAGAACAAAAGAGCGTTGACTTTCACGTCCATCTTAAGTGTCACTGTTGGTTTGACACCAGTAGCAAGAATTGTATATACAGGTCACGACCGTAAGATTCTGAATGTTCCAAGGGATTAATTGTTCTCTGAAGTCCCTCAAGGGTTTCCTCATCCAGTGGGCATTCAATTTCAGCAACCACAACTGTGCTGTTAGATTCTTCTTGCAGTACAGCACTCTCCCAGTCAATGCCTGGATCCTGAAGCTCCTTCAAATCCACAAACATATATAATAGTCATTATTCCAGAATAGGTACTTTTGGgagtaatgttattttgtgtaagcgttttttccaataaatacaacaatttaaaaagaatgcctttgttttcatgttcttcttacTGTGATTTACATTAGTGGTAATTGATAGGCAAGAATGTATAAAATCACCAGAAGCATCTCGCAGATGTGCCACAAGTGTTTAATATGTTAATTTCAGAAGAGCAGAGTTTCAGAAGAGCAAAAAATTATGATCTGGTACCTCAAGTCTCTCGCCCTCATCCAGCTCTTGTAGATGTCCCATACACCAGAGCTGTTCAGGAGTGAGACCACCTTCTGTCCTGAGGGGATGATTATTCCATCCTCCAACAAAGGTGACAAGATCTGCTCGGAGTCGAGGGACAAAGATGTAGTGGACACCAAAGAGATGAATGACATCTGAAATGTCAAGCAGGCCATCCTCCTCAAGTGAGTGAAGAACATCATGGTACTTGCTAGTGACTGCAATCCAGACATCACGCCAAAGTCGTTCTACTCtgtaaatacatttgaatttgGATTTATGGTATTATATGCTTTAAATCAATATCAGAACTGCTACAACAATCTACCCATGCAgtcaataataatataaaaaaaacatcaaaagactAACCTCTGATTGTGGACACTCTTTCCAGATATGAAACTCGCTCTCCCTGTTCCTCTTGTGGCAAACATGAAATGTGCAATGTCCAGGTTTTCTACTCCTTGATCTGCCCTAACCCtatgataaaaatacatttttaaggaaGTTGTCTTTAATGAAACTTGTTGCTAGCATATAAATTTGATCAGGGCATTAAACCTTGATGGCAAGCCGTGAAGCTGGGCTGATCTCAGGAAAAATGAGAATGCAGTTTTGCCCTGTTGTTAGTTGCTGCATCCAAGTACAGGACCTGCagtaaaaacaaatggaaaattaaaGATCTGGTTTCAGATCATGTATAGTTTTTCAGTTAATAATGCAGTTCCATAATAAGTGTTCAAGGAACATTGTACGGTTCTATGTTCAAAACCATAATTCAAAGCTTGAGTAGTCTATACATCAATATTGGTAGTacttatcaaaaaataaaaatggccttttagttgaaccttttttttgtaaagaactgattataattttttttttaaattgcaaatcGTCCACTATGTTGGCTTGCTGAATAATTGATGTTCATAAAGAAATAACCTAATACAGCTCTCATTTCAAAACTACCAAATATTCTACATAACAGTTTAAATTTTACCTTCCTTGAGTAGCCATCCACTCCACCAAAGATCACAACATTGTACCTGTTTCAGAGGGAAAACAATCTCACTAAGGCTTGATTTGCAGAACATGTAAGacattgaaaatacatttttcagtatgCAAACTTGCCACTGATTTAAACTGGACACTTGTCAGGTGTGCTGAAAATAATACCAACATTTTTATATGTGAAAGTGGATAAGTTCAATGAGACTTAATATTTTAGTTCCcttgtcatgattttttttttaagttttcaggaGCACTTACCATATTATGTGTTGATAGGCTTGTTATCATGGAAAATATCGATATACAAACTGTAAATAATTGCTCAAGAaaatttacaattaacaatattACTGCTTTTGTTACACATCCTGTAATCCTTTTACTTAATATTACTCTATgaagtgctttttaaaatattataaacacactgaaagaCCTATCAGATAAAGTTGATTAAAACAGATTTAAAGTATAACGTGCATCTTTCTGCCCAACTTTTACTAGAGCTATATAAGTGGGTATTTTACCTTATTAGCTTGTGATTTGTGTCTATGTGGACAAGGGAGAGAGGGCCTCGCACCGAGTAGCTTCTTCGCACAACACAGCCTAGTTCTGTAATCCGTGTGAAGATCCCAACAGCATCAACTCGATGCATGGAGGCCATCATTCTCCACCACTGAACACGGAGACCCATAGAAACCAAATGTCCTTGAACCATTCGATAGCCAGCATTTGGCATCTGATTTTTGATAGCCGATATGATGTTGTCCAGCTCTTGGTCATTCATTGTGCTGTATGTTCCTCTCACAGACAAGTCAAATTCTTGCATCCTCCTGAAGATTGTTCTTCTTGAAACACCAAGACATTTAGCGATGCAGCTGACTGGCAGCTGAGTGTCCAACAAGTTCTTCAGTTTTTCTCTCTCTAGTACGATTTTGGGGTGGCCAGGTCCCAGACCAACTTCTGTTTCCAGTTCAATAATTCCCACAGAGGTGATGTTAATTTCACACTGAACCAGATGATGAACATTTTGTAGAGCCTCTGTAACCTCTGACAGACCACCTATTTGCTGAGAGAAAGATTCAAACAGAACAAGCTCATGACGAGTCAAGAACTCCAAATAATCCAGATTTAGTGGTTGTTGGTTTAAATTAGCTTCCAGTTTAGAGAGGAGTCTATGCATCATTTGCTGTCTCAGTATGTCCTGTTAAAAGCAGCAAACATGGACAAGTAGTtagaaaaatacaatgaaatgacgtatctcagacaaaaataaacaacccATAAAACGAACTACATGAGGTACATCATTTTGCAAGTTTGCATAGTTTGAAAATTAGCTAACGTCAGTTATCAAGCGAATAATAATgtacaaaatgattttatattacttacatgtggccgggacatgttgttttcgtgctgctgttcagtattcaacgacataaaagagagctactcaaatataatttggagagtcagttggcatggttgtataatgcaactacattatactacaccaacgatagtcttaacaaataatatattttaaaataaaataattaaagatattatccgcaaattggggtttaattgagtttagctggatttagctacatttcggactgtttccggaatgcagcagctagtgagctgattggagaccgtaagagccaatcagaatttttgaaaccaagtctgtgattggttggttttgtggcacacttataacggtgtacagagagttgagcgcttgcagcagagaatgttgtgagcgcaagcaacacattgcaagcaagcgcaaatgaaaaaactgagcgagagggggtgctattgtgtgtgtgtatatggataagtgcaaacactgaaatacattttttgcacgcagcaatgaattttgttcactcaaattcagcttttgtacgctcaaaataaatttctcctcaaaatgcaacacttgcacttgcaatatttttttacgtgcgctcagaatagtggcactgaaataacgccatagataGAAAACTATACCTacgaccttttaaaatcaattttacatatttttacctctccggtgttcattttgtaattagcagtcagagggcacacattttacgtctctacagcagccatggaaaacgagcgtcccgaccagtggatgacacatgcgttttcattccaatagttttaatgactcacatggcggaggtaaaatttgagttcaacaacaaaacatttcccgtggatttttttctccgtttttattcccaggaaaaaccacctttgtaaatgtttaagagcaagctgtcacttatagcatgacaatggattgctacatttattttaacgagctgtcttttaaatgtctttgtaaagtgttactggatgtcgagcaatgtattattattactgatattttactaaatcttactatccacgtttctttgttgatgagccccgttgaagaatttttttggtaacagaacagtaaacacggcaaaacgactgaaaacacaacacaacaatttttcgatatcattttaacaaagtttagtgTTCGctctcaatcacagagcaccccagtaaaacgtcaatagcgtttaatttacctgcagccttagaatgcagacatcaggacatcgctgcgtgTGCATGTTTAcaaacagatatgacagcattttgcacgaagcatgcgttaaaacaaattgattaagatcagcgattttcaaaggttcacatgtttgccgtaagattttttaaagcagaataagtaaaaacttctttgaagaaatttgacacaacataAATCTatgacgcagattctataccattttataagatttttatatcattattttaataatatacatacactatgtgtggactataaagcaatacatgtataatttcgtgcattttaaccagttgacatctctccacttgttaaaaagttgtatataattaatttatatgaacctttacttcaataatatacacattatgtttgcattgcgtgtgcaccttgctgtgtaattatttcaatgaactcgttgtattgtccctattcatacccctctacgcagcggctgaatttgatcatgcattcacacgtataataatattaatattactactactattattattattgttattaattccttacgtttttatagcgcctttcttactgctcaaagcaatttgtaaaaataaataaataaataaaagaacagaaaagaatcccccaggacacaaaccagtgatcatttaactgcgagtcagcaatttACTCTTATAACCACCTCTTCCTGTgagcactttttttattttatactgtcataaataaatgatatcaaaaagggtttttaaaaagccaatttgaagcaaagagggtaagtaataactattttcttttgtaagtcaatcaaaaatgcttaagcctaaaaaaatttcgccctgtcaaaataagagactctttcacgttgttgacgtgaatcatctttaaattaaatgctgtcaataaggaataatagaaatcaccgcgctgctttctgactttgacaaactaaagttttattgggtgaaaaaaaatgatcatccgtgacagatacacttaatcggtag
It encodes:
- the LOC120543314 gene encoding uncharacterized protein LOC120543314, whose amino-acid sequence is MISGIESRFFEGPENKGKNPKYSLTDLDNENFSQPRPRRPISCLFKEWCYNFLCSGEVDFSCLSKEDVADVESSLLISKVEDAADIQSLMLWADEIVTCGYTNQIKMDSKESMIRAIVLHSTTRLIPMLQQLRKGMELYGLVNLMAVNPEACHSLFVPGKILKPDADFIMMSCQPHFSEKGTSRERTERKIIDFLQDFSQEIEASEKLQKHFQTSQMETQAVQVVKNQSLLLSSMCSSG